One stretch of Pseudomonas fragi DNA includes these proteins:
- a CDS encoding GNAT family N-acetyltransferase has product MQCLIRRALPVDAQAVSNVVIAALRESNARDYAPQVISAVEQHFCPTSILNLMQQRQMYVAVLEQQVVGTASLDQAVVRSVFVSPHHQGRGIGQQLMARLKDAAIAAQIAELRVPSSLTAESFYAQLGFEKVRDEYHGAERTVIMALRLDD; this is encoded by the coding sequence ATGCAGTGCCTGATTCGCCGTGCCCTGCCAGTCGATGCCCAAGCCGTCAGCAACGTGGTGATCGCCGCCTTGCGTGAGTCCAACGCCCGGGACTATGCCCCGCAGGTAATCAGCGCTGTCGAGCAGCACTTCTGCCCGACCTCGATCCTGAATCTGATGCAACAACGCCAGATGTATGTAGCCGTACTAGAACAGCAGGTCGTGGGCACTGCCAGCCTGGATCAGGCGGTGGTGCGCAGTGTGTTCGTCAGCCCGCACCATCAGGGCCGTGGCATAGGCCAGCAATTGATGGCGCGCCTCAAGGACGCCGCCATTGCTGCGCAGATTGCAGAACTGCGGGTGCCCTCCTCGCTGACGGCGGAGTCTTTCTATGCGCAACTGGGCTTTGAGAAAGTGCGCGACGAGTACCACGGGGCCGAGCGTACGGTGATCATGGCCCTGCGTCTGGACGACTAA
- a CDS encoding threonine dehydratase yields the protein MFDLNALRLAAHTVHQTLAPTPQLAWPLLTERMGCTVWVKHENHTPTGAFKVRGGLLYVQGLLAREPGTTGLVTATRGNHGQSLALAARSVGLPIHIVVPQGNSVEKNAAMRALGATVIECGQDFDEARAEAAALAQNRQWHLVPAFHPDLIRGVATYALELLEAVEELDTVYVPIGMGSGICGLIQTRDLLGLNTEIVGVVSSHADAFAQSFEQGRVVCTDSARTFADGLACRQPLPEALDIIRKGAARIIRVTDQQIAHGIRVYHETTHNTAEGAGAAALAGLISEQSRQQGRRVALILSGANIDRQLYAWVLADGAGTAAQPH from the coding sequence ATGTTTGACTTGAATGCCCTTCGCCTCGCCGCCCACACCGTACACCAGACCCTGGCGCCAACCCCGCAGCTGGCCTGGCCTTTGCTGACCGAACGCATGGGTTGCACGGTGTGGGTCAAGCATGAAAACCACACCCCCACCGGTGCCTTCAAAGTGCGGGGTGGCCTTTTGTATGTGCAGGGTTTGCTGGCCCGCGAGCCAGGCACCACAGGCTTGGTCACCGCCACCCGCGGCAATCACGGGCAAAGCCTGGCGCTGGCGGCCCGCAGTGTGGGCCTGCCGATCCATATCGTGGTGCCGCAAGGCAACTCGGTTGAAAAAAACGCCGCCATGCGGGCATTGGGCGCAACCGTGATTGAATGCGGCCAGGACTTCGATGAAGCGCGGGCCGAAGCGGCGGCATTGGCGCAAAACCGGCAATGGCACCTGGTGCCGGCCTTTCATCCGGACCTGATCCGCGGCGTGGCCACCTATGCGCTGGAACTGCTCGAAGCCGTCGAAGAGCTGGACACGGTGTATGTCCCCATCGGCATGGGTTCGGGGATCTGCGGACTGATCCAGACCCGCGACCTGCTGGGCCTGAACACCGAGATTGTCGGGGTGGTGTCCAGTCACGCCGATGCGTTTGCGCAAAGTTTTGAACAGGGCCGTGTGGTGTGTACCGACTCTGCGCGCACGTTCGCCGACGGCCTGGCGTGTCGCCAACCGCTGCCAGAAGCGCTGGATATTATCCGCAAAGGCGCGGCGCGAATCATTCGGGTCACCGATCAGCAGATCGCCCACGGGATTCGGGTCTACCATGAAACTACCCACAACACCGCCGAAGGGGCCGGGGCCGCAGCGCTGGCCGGGTTGATCAGCGAGCAGTCGCGCCAGCAAGGCCGCCGCGTGGCGCTGATTCTCAGCGGTGCCAATATCGATCGCCAGCTCTACGCCTGGGTGCTGGCCGACGGGGCTGGCACGGCGGCCCAACCGCACTAG
- a CDS encoding PLP-dependent aminotransferase family protein gives MWIPTLTDTDQPRYLALVDAITRAIACGELQPGARLPPQRRLAWALGWNPSTTMQAYREAARRHLVAGEVGRGTYVLASSQEATLFRLQHADEQASRIDLRTNVPAIDHLGEQDAQALSWLLDSRQAIRLQGYLSAADLLQARVQGAAWLKGRGLDLSVEQIMLCTGAQQGLFTVLLSLCQAGDTVLVEAFTAPGIKAACAQLRLPMQGVAMDDEGILAQDFERMIRATGARVAVLTPTLQNPTAAVMSSERKQAIARIARHHGVQVIEDDVYGALTASPPLYRYMPELGVLITSLSKTVSAGVRLGWIVASPSVLARIDPYAQSAHWGVSPLCLAIACQWISDGTAQARLQWQTAEVTRRWRLARKLLGPAMDPADAPSPHIWVTLAGGAEACRAVGVEVVPADVFAVKSTPSHAVRISLTAAASAQVLKVALQRIACLQHP, from the coding sequence ATGTGGATACCGACGCTCACCGACACGGACCAGCCGCGCTACCTGGCGCTGGTCGATGCCATTACCCGGGCCATTGCCTGTGGCGAACTGCAACCCGGAGCGCGCTTGCCCCCTCAGCGGCGTCTGGCCTGGGCGCTGGGCTGGAACCCCAGCACCACCATGCAGGCCTATCGCGAGGCAGCGCGGCGGCATCTGGTGGCGGGTGAGGTGGGGCGTGGCACCTATGTGCTGGCCAGCAGCCAGGAGGCGACCCTGTTCAGGCTGCAACACGCCGACGAACAGGCCAGCCGTATCGATCTGCGCACCAACGTGCCCGCCATCGACCACCTTGGTGAGCAGGATGCGCAAGCCTTGTCCTGGTTGCTCGACAGTCGCCAGGCAATTCGCTTGCAGGGCTATCTGAGTGCTGCCGATCTGCTACAGGCGCGGGTCCAGGGCGCCGCCTGGCTCAAGGGCCGCGGGCTGGATTTGAGTGTGGAGCAGATCATGCTCTGCACCGGTGCCCAGCAAGGGTTGTTTACCGTGCTGCTGTCGTTGTGCCAGGCGGGCGATACGGTGCTGGTTGAAGCCTTTACCGCGCCGGGGATCAAGGCCGCCTGCGCGCAGTTGCGTTTGCCCATGCAAGGGGTGGCGATGGACGATGAGGGGATCCTGGCGCAGGACTTCGAAAGGATGATTCGTGCCACCGGGGCGCGGGTTGCCGTGTTGACCCCGACCCTGCAAAACCCAACTGCGGCGGTGATGAGCAGTGAACGCAAACAGGCGATTGCCCGGATCGCCAGGCATCATGGTGTGCAGGTGATTGAAGACGATGTATACGGTGCGCTGACCGCCAGCCCGCCGTTGTACCGCTATATGCCCGAGCTGGGAGTCTTGATCACCAGCCTGTCCAAGACCGTGTCGGCGGGCGTGCGCCTGGGCTGGATTGTGGCGAGCCCGTCTGTGCTGGCGCGTATCGATCCTTATGCGCAGTCGGCGCATTGGGGCGTATCGCCGCTGTGCCTGGCTATCGCCTGCCAATGGATCAGTGATGGCACTGCGCAAGCGCGACTGCAGTGGCAAACCGCGGAAGTGACCCGGCGCTGGCGCCTGGCAAGAAAGCTGCTGGGGCCGGCAATGGACCCGGCAGACGCACCATCGCCGCATATCTGGGTGACGCTGGCAGGCGGCGCCGAAGCCTGTCGTGCCGTTGGGGTTGAGGTGGTGCCCGCGGATGTTTTTGCGGTTAAATCCACCCCAAGCCATGCGGTGCGCATCAGCCTGACGGCGGCTGCCAGCGCCCAGGTGCTGAAAGTGGCGCTGCAGCGGATTGCATGCCTGCAACACCCCTGA